One genomic region from Desulfomonilaceae bacterium encodes:
- a CDS encoding cation-transporting P-type ATPase has product MAWHERGIEETLKNLGARMEGMTESEAQERLERYGKNEIIRGKPLTPLEIFLKQFSNFFVLILFFAAGLAYAVSFMPGEGDRFLTSLFILGIIAITIGLGFFEEYKAQKELRGLDKLLRFKATVVRDGVHKEIDADQVVPGDILVLSHGQKVPADARVIMTHSLRTDESALTGESLGVEKSEAAVALEAPLAERTSMVFGSTHITHGKGTAVAVSTGMNTEVGRIAVSLGHIGERPTPFEIEVQVMARQMTLIVGALAVIVALILFFWLHEQVVDVLLNTLSLAVATIPESLPIVLIFALALGARQMASRKAVIRRLAVVESLGSVDTICTDKTGTLTQNVMTVERILTDHRPINLEDINNHDSDEIELIRAGALCNEAIIVRDPESRLIGDPVDTAMYKAAQTVGLDVELERTNFPKVNEIPFSSERKMMTTIHKSGHGFTAYCKGAAGVILSRCSSMVFDGKETPLDLSRMKVIHQALNQFEEEAMYVLALAEKKLETMEINDETEQNLTLLGFQAMKDPARPEAASAIAEAQGAGIRVIMITGDNKLTARAIGKQIGIGNRFLESTEVETMSQAELRDKMRNVDIIARATPETKQKVLQALQDEGHFVAMTGDGVNDAPALKQSDVGVAMGVRGADIAKESSDMVLLDDNFKTIVTAVEEGRRIFDNIRKFTNYLLSTSLGEVFVVLALSIGGYFPLSAQMLLWVNVVTDLVPAAALAADPAVPKLMNRRPRHHDEPILNRAIYATIAGSILRTLVAYLFIFWVGLKFGGVTYARTMLFTSIVLHAFTRILVVRQLDALSIWSNRPLLWSYGFAICLQLLALYTPVSVFFGVVPLDWRAWAVMIPVVALSSVTGVYMTRWILKLAPLWED; this is encoded by the coding sequence ATGGCGTGGCATGAACGGGGCATAGAGGAAACATTAAAGAATCTCGGCGCCAGAATGGAGGGTATGACTGAAAGTGAGGCCCAGGAACGTTTAGAGCGTTACGGTAAAAATGAAATTATTCGCGGAAAGCCTCTAACACCCCTTGAAATTTTTCTAAAACAATTTTCCAATTTTTTCGTATTGATTTTATTCTTTGCGGCCGGCTTGGCTTACGCTGTCAGTTTCATGCCCGGTGAGGGGGATCGTTTTCTTACATCTCTGTTCATCCTTGGGATCATAGCAATAACCATCGGGCTTGGATTCTTCGAGGAATACAAAGCTCAAAAAGAACTTAGGGGGTTGGACAAGCTACTCCGTTTCAAAGCTACAGTGGTTCGTGACGGTGTTCACAAAGAGATTGACGCGGACCAGGTTGTGCCGGGTGATATACTTGTCTTGTCGCACGGACAAAAAGTTCCCGCTGATGCCCGCGTCATCATGACTCACAGCCTACGTACAGATGAATCCGCTTTGACCGGGGAAAGCCTTGGCGTTGAGAAAAGTGAGGCAGCGGTCGCTCTTGAGGCTCCATTGGCGGAGAGAACGAGTATGGTTTTCGGCTCCACTCACATAACTCACGGCAAGGGAACGGCTGTCGCAGTCAGCACGGGGATGAACACAGAGGTTGGGAGAATCGCCGTCAGTCTGGGACATATTGGCGAGAGGCCTACCCCTTTCGAAATTGAAGTCCAGGTGATGGCTCGCCAGATGACTCTAATAGTGGGGGCGCTGGCGGTAATCGTGGCCCTGATTTTATTTTTCTGGTTGCATGAGCAGGTGGTGGATGTGTTGTTGAACACACTGAGCCTGGCTGTGGCGACCATTCCGGAGAGTCTTCCTATTGTACTGATCTTCGCTCTTGCGCTCGGAGCCCGCCAAATGGCGTCTCGAAAAGCTGTAATTAGACGTCTGGCTGTAGTGGAGTCGCTTGGCTCGGTAGATACCATCTGTACTGATAAAACGGGCACTTTGACGCAAAACGTAATGACCGTGGAAAGGATACTGACTGATCACCGGCCAATCAATCTGGAGGATATAAACAATCACGATAGTGATGAGATCGAACTGATAAGAGCGGGCGCACTCTGTAACGAAGCGATAATTGTCAGGGACCCTGAATCGAGGTTAATCGGCGACCCCGTGGACACAGCGATGTACAAGGCGGCTCAAACAGTTGGTTTGGACGTTGAGCTGGAACGGACAAACTTTCCCAAAGTAAATGAGATACCGTTCAGTTCCGAACGGAAGATGATGACGACAATCCATAAAAGTGGCCATGGGTTTACGGCATACTGTAAAGGCGCTGCGGGAGTTATTCTTTCCCGCTGTTCATCCATGGTGTTTGACGGTAAGGAGACACCCCTAGATTTGTCGCGTATGAAGGTGATCCACCAGGCTTTGAATCAATTTGAAGAAGAAGCCATGTACGTCCTCGCTCTTGCCGAAAAAAAACTGGAGACCATGGAAATCAATGACGAAACAGAGCAGAATCTCACTTTGCTCGGTTTCCAGGCCATGAAGGATCCAGCCAGACCAGAGGCCGCATCGGCAATAGCAGAGGCTCAAGGCGCTGGTATTCGAGTGATCATGATCACCGGAGACAACAAACTCACTGCAAGAGCCATAGGAAAACAAATCGGAATAGGCAATCGATTCCTAGAATCGACCGAAGTCGAGACGATGTCTCAGGCGGAACTCCGGGACAAAATGCGCAATGTTGACATAATAGCCCGCGCCACTCCTGAGACAAAACAAAAAGTTCTTCAGGCGCTTCAGGATGAAGGCCACTTTGTGGCCATGACCGGTGACGGCGTAAACGACGCTCCGGCGCTCAAACAATCAGATGTTGGAGTCGCAATGGGCGTCCGGGGTGCTGATATAGCCAAAGAATCTTCTGATATGGTCCTCCTGGATGACAACTTCAAAACCATAGTAACCGCTGTAGAAGAAGGCCGAAGAATTTTTGACAATATAAGGAAGTTTACAAATTATCTTTTAAGCACCAGTCTGGGAGAAGTCTTTGTGGTCCTGGCCCTTTCCATAGGCGGATATTTCCCTCTGTCGGCTCAAATGCTTTTATGGGTTAACGTAGTAACCGACCTGGTACCGGCGGCAGCCCTTGCAGCCGACCCAGCCGTTCCCAAGCTTATGAATAGACGGCCTCGCCATCATGATGAACCAATTCTCAACAGGGCGATTTATGCGACTATAGCGGGCAGTATTCTGAGAACCCTCGTAGCCTATCTGTTCATTTTCTGGGTAGGCTTAAAATTCGGAGGAGTCACTTACGCTAGAACCATGCTTTTCACAAGTATAGTCTTGCACGCTTTTACGCGCATTCTGGTGGTCCGCCAACTGGACGCGCTCTCAATATGGTCCAATAGGCCGTTACTCTGGAGTTATGGTTTTGCAATATGTTTACAGCTTCTGGCGTTGTATACGCCCGTAAGTGTTTTTTTCGGGGTAGTTCCATTGGATTGGCGAGCCTGGGCGGTTATGATCCCGGTAGTGGCTCTATCGTCCGTGACCGGCGTTTATATGACCAGGTGGATACTTAAATTAGCGCCTCTGTGGGAAGATTGA
- a CDS encoding MFS transporter, producing MDQFTVVCNYGATVTLNRKLVLVSLLYFAEGFPFGIIEQTLPIYFRIHGMSLTDLGLLSLVSLPYALKFLWAPAIDFIGARRQWIGMAQLVMAGSIFLLLPLDPSKPGFLLWCSIATLSIFSATQDIAIDAYSIELLDSSEMGIANGFRQAAYRGALVVAGGLFVALGGWIGWRFTYSIAAGILLICFVFSLKLPHVEVQRPKFSFASLMAPARDLLERPRVLQVVMFILLFKLGDMAIGPMIRPFWLHRGLSTTEIGLITGTLGVFSSIAGGLAGGVFMARFGIYMGLWVLGILQSLSNLSYVVVAAYPHLGPLSVYAASTIESFCGGLGSAAFLAFLMSICRKEFSATQYALLSALFRMSGIIAGSLSGWATIGIGYTSYFLLTFFFSIPAFAFIRTTRKWIPAE from the coding sequence GTGGACCAATTTACCGTCGTTTGTAATTATGGAGCCACGGTGACATTAAACCGGAAATTAGTTCTCGTTTCACTCCTCTATTTCGCTGAAGGTTTCCCTTTTGGAATAATCGAACAGACATTACCAATTTATTTTCGTATTCACGGGATGTCATTGACCGACCTTGGGTTGTTGAGTCTGGTGAGTCTTCCTTACGCTTTGAAGTTCTTATGGGCTCCAGCCATTGATTTCATTGGGGCCCGGAGGCAGTGGATCGGGATGGCTCAGCTTGTAATGGCTGGCTCCATCTTCCTGCTCTTACCGCTCGATCCCTCTAAACCAGGATTTTTATTGTGGTGCTCGATTGCTACCTTGTCCATTTTTTCTGCCACCCAGGATATAGCTATAGACGCCTATAGTATTGAACTCCTTGATTCCTCAGAGATGGGAATCGCCAACGGTTTTCGCCAGGCGGCGTACCGTGGAGCGCTGGTGGTGGCCGGGGGATTGTTTGTCGCTCTCGGAGGGTGGATCGGCTGGAGGTTCACATATTCGATAGCCGCAGGGATCCTGCTCATTTGCTTCGTATTTTCGCTCAAATTGCCTCACGTGGAGGTGCAGAGGCCTAAATTCTCATTCGCTTCTCTGATGGCTCCCGCCAGAGATTTACTTGAAAGGCCGAGAGTCCTTCAAGTGGTGATGTTTATATTACTTTTCAAATTGGGTGACATGGCGATTGGTCCGATGATAAGACCTTTCTGGCTGCACCGTGGGTTAAGCACAACAGAAATCGGGCTTATTACAGGCACTCTCGGGGTCTTTTCTTCAATTGCGGGTGGTCTGGCGGGCGGCGTTTTTATGGCTCGCTTCGGAATCTACATGGGTCTGTGGGTTTTAGGGATCCTCCAGTCTTTAAGCAACCTCTCATACGTTGTGGTAGCAGCGTATCCTCATCTTGGCCCCTTAAGCGTTTACGCCGCTTCCACAATAGAATCTTTTTGTGGAGGCTTAGGATCTGCGGCGTTTCTGGCTTTCCTCATGAGCATTTGTAGAAAGGAATTCTCCGCTACCCAATATGCCCTATTGTCGGCCCTGTTTAGAATGTCTGGAATAATTGCAGGCTCGCTGAGTGGATGGGCGACAATTGGGATAGGCTACACCAGTTATTTCCTTTTGACTTTCTTCTTTTCCATACCGGCTTTTGCGTTTATCAGGACCACACGCAAGTGGATTCCAGCCGAATAG
- a CDS encoding FtsX-like permease family protein encodes MGFVAMTEAILTVVRVISIVVIGIILIVLANTMAMTARERSAEYAVLKTLGFSPMFIFGLICGESISLALMGGILGAALAFPGGMLFQIELKSFLPVFDITYETVLLILAVSCGVGIVAAVPPAIRAGRISISQGLRSLG; translated from the coding sequence ATGGGCTTCGTGGCGATGACAGAAGCGATTCTAACTGTAGTCAGGGTGATTTCGATTGTTGTTATAGGCATCATACTGATTGTACTTGCAAACACCATGGCAATGACCGCTCGTGAAAGGTCAGCCGAATATGCAGTCCTAAAGACGCTCGGATTTAGCCCAATGTTTATTTTTGGTTTAATTTGCGGTGAATCGATTTCTTTGGCTCTAATGGGAGGGATTTTGGGAGCGGCCTTGGCTTTTCCCGGTGGGATGCTTTTTCAAATCGAGCTGAAATCGTTTCTGCCTGTCTTTGATATTACGTACGAAACAGTGCTGTTGATTCTCGCTGTCTCCTGCGGAGTGGGAATTGTGGCGGCCGTTCCTCCTGCGATAAGAGCCGGTAGAATTTCCATAAGCCAAGGGCTGAGGAGCCTGGGATAA
- a CDS encoding ABC transporter permease: MKLILRNVFRHRLRSVLTLSGVAIAMLAFGILRTLVGAWYAGVESSSANRLVTRNKISLIYQLPLAYRNKILRVPGVNGLGYGIWYGGVYKDKKNFFPQFAISGLDYLSLYPEFLLHETDKKEFAKDRGSAIVGRATAERFGWKKGDTIPLQGTIYPGNIELTIRGIYKGARKNTDETALFFHYDYLNERLKKSSSDLTDKVGWFLTRIKETDQAPNISLEID, encoded by the coding sequence TTGAAATTGATTTTACGTAACGTGTTCAGGCATCGACTGCGTTCCGTCCTGACTTTATCAGGTGTCGCTATTGCAATGCTCGCGTTTGGGATTCTCAGAACTCTTGTGGGGGCCTGGTATGCGGGCGTGGAATCGTCATCCGCCAATCGTTTGGTTACCCGAAACAAAATTTCGCTAATCTATCAGTTACCTTTGGCCTACAGAAATAAGATTCTACGGGTCCCGGGTGTGAATGGGCTTGGATACGGGATCTGGTACGGAGGAGTATACAAGGACAAGAAAAACTTTTTCCCCCAATTTGCGATTAGTGGTCTGGATTATCTGAGTCTTTATCCTGAGTTTCTGTTACATGAAACCGACAAAAAAGAATTCGCAAAAGACAGAGGTTCAGCCATTGTCGGCCGAGCTACAGCCGAACGATTTGGTTGGAAGAAAGGGGATACAATACCCCTTCAAGGAACTATATATCCGGGAAATATTGAACTTACCATCAGGGGTATTTACAAAGGGGCCCGGAAAAATACTGATGAGACTGCGCTTTTTTTTCATTACGACTATCTTAATGAAAGACTTAAGAAAAGCTCTTCAGATCTTACGGACAAGGTCGGCTGGTTTTTGACCAGAATTAAAGAAACTGATCAAGCCCCTAATATATCACTAGAAATTGATTAG
- a CDS encoding GTPase, with amino-acid sequence MNSSEIDLIIDRTVKFLDGYGAFLLTDTRLDFFKSRLQELSEKAGREFDHLYLGLAGGSGVGKSTLINAIAGSRISDPSDRRPFTDKIVVYRHEDQERGLNQFAEIFKSPDNVHHNDSLKTIVILDLPDIDSLETSNREVVAGILPHLDAVAWVASPEKYADAALYDLLRTSLIHQENFIFVLNKMDQILEDSGSDPYLRIKEISGDFGFKLKEEAGIVEPKLFCVSALLEFEKGSSSDFLSHEFVRLRKYLTDKWNAKQINIVKKANLIEEIGIVLKQLGLEADLETKSKAVQQIQVISPEESDFISERDFLELRTSLKQRMLEILTGQDKSVRPVSLVMSKLLSRRLPGKEFRISELETILQTESSRVAQQKLLLLEKNLSDVSATLLFSTIREMSSINDAIGASICDKCSKVSFISLETALEKTIASWNGFVSRLRRGIQWLVLFFPFIVMALKLSGMNSFSAMSQGFLWTSVPDHILQFFMSLFSSEGLASIIALLITELILIIVFSFRRLKKIEKLADKISCRIVLNLVSCLNESIKEQIDERVSVLNNLRNGIANCSQVISDYRKMAST; translated from the coding sequence GTGAATTCCTCAGAGATAGACCTCATCATTGATCGAACAGTTAAATTTCTCGACGGGTACGGCGCTTTTCTCCTGACCGACACGAGACTGGATTTTTTTAAGTCTCGTTTACAGGAATTATCCGAAAAAGCGGGCCGGGAATTCGACCATTTATACCTCGGCCTTGCAGGTGGATCTGGAGTAGGCAAGTCAACGCTGATCAACGCGATTGCCGGAAGTAGAATCTCTGATCCTTCAGATCGACGGCCATTCACCGACAAGATCGTAGTTTATCGACATGAGGATCAGGAGAGAGGGTTAAATCAGTTTGCGGAGATTTTCAAGAGTCCGGATAATGTTCACCATAATGACTCACTCAAGACAATCGTGATCCTTGATCTTCCTGACATAGACAGCCTGGAGACGTCTAATCGGGAAGTAGTAGCCGGGATTCTACCACATCTGGATGCTGTGGCCTGGGTAGCAAGCCCGGAAAAATATGCGGACGCGGCGTTATATGACTTGCTCCGGACCTCGCTGATTCATCAAGAGAACTTTATCTTTGTTCTGAACAAAATGGATCAAATCCTGGAAGATAGTGGTTCTGATCCATATTTGAGGATCAAGGAAATATCCGGAGACTTTGGATTTAAATTGAAAGAAGAAGCCGGTATTGTTGAACCGAAACTGTTCTGTGTTTCGGCCCTTCTTGAATTTGAAAAGGGTTCATCAAGTGATTTCTTGTCTCATGAATTTGTTAGATTGCGGAAATATCTTACTGATAAGTGGAACGCCAAACAAATTAACATTGTAAAAAAAGCCAATCTTATTGAAGAAATTGGGATTGTGTTGAAACAGTTGGGACTGGAGGCTGATCTTGAAACCAAATCAAAGGCGGTTCAACAAATTCAAGTTATAAGCCCAGAGGAATCCGACTTCATTTCAGAGCGGGACTTTCTTGAACTGCGGACTTCTTTGAAACAAAGAATGTTGGAAATCCTTACTGGTCAGGATAAATCCGTCCGTCCGGTGTCCTTGGTCATGTCAAAGCTTTTATCGAGACGCTTACCAGGAAAAGAATTCCGGATATCTGAGCTGGAAACAATCTTGCAAACTGAATCTTCGAGAGTCGCTCAACAAAAATTATTGCTGTTGGAAAAGAACCTGAGCGACGTTTCAGCTACTTTACTATTTTCGACGATCAGGGAAATGAGTTCAATAAATGATGCAATTGGCGCGTCCATTTGTGACAAATGCTCAAAAGTGTCATTTATCTCTTTGGAAACAGCGCTGGAAAAAACAATTGCTTCGTGGAACGGTTTTGTCTCAAGGTTAAGAAGAGGCATACAATGGCTAGTTTTGTTTTTCCCTTTCATCGTCATGGCCTTGAAACTCTCTGGCATGAACTCTTTTTCAGCTATGTCCCAAGGCTTTCTATGGACGAGCGTGCCGGATCACATTCTCCAATTCTTCATGTCACTTTTCAGCTCCGAGGGCCTGGCGTCAATAATCGCCCTTCTTATAACTGAGTTGATTCTCATAATTGTTTTCTCATTTAGACGATTAAAGAAAATAGAGAAATTGGCGGATAAAATTTCCTGCAGAATTGTCTTAAATCTTGTGAGTTGTCTCAACGAATCAATCAAAGAACAAATTGATGAAAGAGTTTCAGTTCTCAACAATTTGCGAAATGGTATAGCTAATTGTTCCCAAGTAATTTCCGACTATCGAAAAATGGCCTCGACATAA
- the ppdK gene encoding pyruvate, phosphate dikinase: MSHKYVYSFKDGDGKNKKLLGGKGAGLCEMTQIGLNVPPGFVITTDACLTYLDSGQSELPAGLMDAVKNHMSEVEAATGRKFGDPSNPLLVSVRSGSALSMPGMMDTILNLGLNSSTLHGLITQTGNERFAYDAYRRFIQLYGKIAMGISDQYFDETLAAVKVRTGAISDVDLTTEDLKEVSELFLNVVEEQTFRPFPENVYDQLNIAIKAVFNSWMGKRAVDYRREFNITPDKANGTAVSIVAMVFGNMGNDSGTGVGFTRDPATGENVMFGEYLVNAQGEDVVAGIRTPKPIQVMAEEMPNLYGQLENLRNKLEKHYREVQDFEFTIERGTLYCLQTRNGKMNAASMVRTSVEMVAEGLLTKDEALLRINPEHLEQLLYPGLDPNYEAVPLATGLPASPGAASGKCIFDADSAEERGKNGEKVILVREETKPEDIHGFFAAQGILTSRGGKTSHAAVVARGMGKPCVAGAEGITVQTEHRLAIVGDRVIHEGDIITIDGATGNVYLGEIPTIEPEFSEHLNTLLAWADDIARLGVMANADTPEDAAKARQYGAVGIGLCRTERMFNAADRLPKVVDMILAETPEDREVALGRLLPIQKEDFKAIFKAMSPYPVTVRLLDPPIHEFLPNENELVRQLQELRGLRSTIRSAEQFLEAVKMVDSDAHASYMEGLSRLPINLSSLDPALVEAAISKRELMLQRVRTLREVNPMLGHRGVRLGITYPGIYRMQIQAILEAAAECVKDNLDVNPEIMIPQVCSEKELQWVKKYVDEIRETVEQSYNVKLKFKFGTMIEVVRACVTADKLAQTAEFFSFGTNDLTQATFSFSREDAENKFLPFYQEEALLPDNPFEALDVEGVGAMMDMAVKRGRNTNPNLKIGICGEHGGHPASIKFCNKVGLNYVSCSGPRVPIARLAAAHASLLEDK; the protein is encoded by the coding sequence ATGAGCCACAAGTACGTTTACTCATTCAAAGATGGAGACGGTAAGAACAAGAAGCTATTGGGGGGCAAAGGCGCTGGTCTTTGTGAAATGACCCAGATCGGATTAAACGTGCCGCCTGGATTTGTCATTACGACGGACGCGTGTTTGACGTACCTGGACTCTGGACAGTCCGAGCTTCCTGCTGGTTTGATGGATGCGGTCAAGAATCATATGAGCGAGGTTGAAGCCGCTACCGGCAGAAAATTCGGGGATCCGAGCAATCCGCTCCTGGTGTCTGTTCGTTCAGGTTCGGCTCTTTCGATGCCTGGAATGATGGATACAATATTGAACCTTGGTCTGAATTCTTCTACCTTGCATGGCCTGATCACTCAAACAGGCAATGAGCGATTCGCCTATGACGCCTACCGACGTTTCATTCAATTGTACGGGAAAATCGCCATGGGAATTTCCGACCAGTACTTTGATGAAACTCTAGCGGCGGTAAAAGTAAGAACCGGCGCAATTTCGGATGTGGACTTGACCACCGAGGACCTTAAAGAAGTTAGTGAATTATTTCTCAATGTTGTGGAAGAGCAAACGTTCAGACCATTTCCGGAAAATGTCTACGATCAGTTGAACATTGCCATTAAAGCGGTATTCAATTCATGGATGGGTAAACGCGCTGTCGATTATCGCCGCGAATTCAATATCACGCCGGACAAAGCAAACGGGACAGCAGTAAGTATAGTGGCCATGGTATTTGGGAATATGGGAAATGACAGTGGCACTGGGGTTGGTTTTACTCGAGACCCGGCCACAGGTGAAAACGTTATGTTTGGTGAATATCTTGTGAACGCGCAGGGAGAAGATGTCGTCGCAGGTATTCGAACACCAAAACCCATTCAAGTCATGGCTGAGGAAATGCCAAATCTGTACGGACAGTTGGAAAACCTCAGGAACAAACTGGAGAAACACTACAGGGAAGTCCAGGATTTTGAATTTACTATAGAGCGGGGAACACTTTACTGTTTACAAACCCGTAATGGAAAAATGAACGCAGCGTCCATGGTGCGAACCTCAGTCGAGATGGTAGCGGAAGGGCTATTGACTAAGGACGAGGCGTTACTGCGTATAAATCCGGAGCATCTTGAGCAATTGCTTTATCCCGGCTTAGACCCGAATTACGAGGCGGTCCCCTTGGCGACAGGATTGCCTGCGTCTCCCGGGGCAGCTTCCGGCAAATGTATTTTCGACGCGGACAGTGCGGAAGAACGTGGCAAAAATGGAGAAAAGGTGATTCTAGTCCGCGAAGAAACCAAACCGGAAGATATACACGGATTCTTTGCGGCTCAGGGTATTTTAACAAGCCGCGGAGGAAAGACCTCTCATGCCGCAGTAGTGGCTCGGGGAATGGGCAAACCGTGCGTAGCGGGCGCTGAAGGCATAACCGTTCAAACGGAGCACAGGTTGGCGATTGTCGGCGACAGGGTGATCCACGAAGGAGACATCATTACAATTGACGGCGCCACCGGCAATGTCTATCTCGGTGAAATTCCTACGATTGAACCTGAATTCAGCGAACATTTGAACACACTGCTCGCATGGGCGGATGATATAGCTCGGCTGGGAGTCATGGCCAACGCCGACACCCCTGAGGACGCGGCTAAGGCGCGGCAGTACGGAGCTGTAGGCATCGGCCTGTGCAGGACCGAAAGAATGTTTAACGCTGCGGACCGATTGCCGAAAGTGGTCGATATGATATTGGCTGAAACCCCGGAAGACAGGGAAGTCGCGCTAGGAAGACTGCTTCCGATTCAAAAGGAAGATTTTAAAGCGATATTTAAGGCGATGTCCCCCTATCCGGTAACAGTTCGCCTTTTGGACCCGCCAATACATGAATTTTTGCCTAACGAAAATGAGCTTGTCAGGCAGCTTCAGGAATTGCGAGGGTTGAGATCAACGATACGGTCTGCGGAGCAATTCCTCGAAGCCGTTAAAATGGTAGATTCAGACGCTCACGCCAGCTACATGGAAGGCCTTTCAAGATTACCCATAAATCTTTCATCTTTGGATCCAGCGCTTGTCGAGGCGGCTATCAGCAAGAGAGAGCTGATGCTTCAGCGAGTGAGGACTCTGAGGGAAGTCAATCCTATGCTTGGACACAGAGGCGTCCGTCTCGGCATCACCTATCCTGGAATCTACAGGATGCAGATTCAGGCCATCCTTGAAGCGGCGGCAGAGTGCGTCAAAGACAACCTGGACGTTAATCCCGAAATAATGATTCCACAGGTCTGCTCGGAAAAAGAGCTTCAATGGGTAAAAAAATATGTTGATGAAATTCGCGAAACTGTCGAACAGTCATACAATGTGAAGCTAAAATTTAAGTTTGGAACAATGATTGAGGTTGTCCGAGCTTGCGTTACCGCCGACAAATTAGCTCAAACAGCGGAATTTTTCTCGTTTGGAACGAACGATCTTACACAGGCGACATTCTCCTTTAGTCGTGAAGACGCAGAAAACAAATTTCTCCCATTCTACCAGGAGGAGGCCCTTCTGCCTGACAACCCCTTTGAAGCCCTTGATGTGGAGGGAGTGGGCGCCATGATGGATATGGCGGTCAAGAGAGGTCGAAACACCAATCCGAACCTCAAGATCGGTATTTGTGGGGAGCATGGGGGGCATCCTGCCTCAATAAAATTCTGTAATAAAGTAGGACTGAACTACGTATCGTGTTCGGGCCCAAGGGTGCCGATTGCCAGACTTGCGGCGGCTCATGCCTCTTTGCTCGAAGACAAATAA